In a single window of the Bactrocera neohumeralis isolate Rockhampton unplaced genomic scaffold, APGP_CSIRO_Bneo_wtdbg2-racon-allhic-juicebox.fasta_v2 ctg2126, whole genome shotgun sequence genome:
- the LOC126766692 gene encoding uncharacterized protein LOC126766692 translates to MDYNLELSRLNSTLQQVVSSSQNVVWTGTKLSSSIDYIKWSRQMSRRMNAIGNGLDVYYENGSVCFEAHGDPELVAALKKTYDGIIEEYVSASVSQDVIDRLEARNTYGYSSIVFLKSHYGTVSMINAVRVFESVYTPYPGSLAKINSLFDTAESLKLTDAQMKACRYLAVWSIHNDFKPGDLEKIFAAYHQEFGKEFDDFTMDNLLDIISNLCPPVSTSDPSVPSTESSFAAYQKRPINELKCFNCGARGHTYRKCPKPRSEAQSKKITDIRAGKVQKDTAWFGFIGFEPNHTGDSVFLDSGCSKHVFNSRDWFTKFTPINNQFIIGIHGNQIPVLGIGTVVLTLANGSRLTLKEANYVPNAAANL, encoded by the coding sequence ATGGATTACAACCTAGAGTTATCGAGGTTGAACTCAACATTACAACAGGTTGTGAGCAGTTCGCAGAATGTCGTCTGGACCGGTACCAAATTGTCTTCGAGTATTGATTATATTAAATGGTCACGTCAAATGTCTAGACGTATGAATGCTATTGGTAATGGTTTAGATGTATACTATGAAAATGGTTCTGTTTGTTTTGAAGCCCATGGTGATCCTGAACTTGTTGCTGCCTTGAAAAAGACTTATGATGGTATTattgaggaatatgtgtctgcTAGTGTATCCCAAGATGTTATTGATCGGTTGGAAGCAAGGAACACATATGGTTATTCAAGTATTGTCTTCTTGAAAAGTCATTATGGAACCGTATCCATGATCAATGCTGTCCGTGTCTTTGAATCCGTTTACACTCCTTATCCTGGTTCTCTTGCTAAAATTAATAGTTTGTTTGATACTGCTGAATCTTTGAAACTTACTGATGCACAGATGAAAGCTTGTCGCTATTTAGCTGTTTGGTCAATTCATAATGATTTCAAGCCTGGTGATCTGGAAAAGATTTTTGCTGCTTACCATCAAGAGTTTGGGAAAGAATTTGATGATTTCACTATGGATAACTTGTTGGATATAATCTCAAACTTATGTCCTCCTGTATCTACCTCTGATCCATCTGTTCCCTCCACTGAATCAAGTTTCGCCGCTTATCAAAAACGTCCTATCAATGAATTAAAGTGTTTCAACTGTGGTGCTCGAGGTCATACTTATAGGAAATGTCCAAAACCAAGATCTGAAGCGCAATCCAAGAAAATTACTGATATTAGGGCTGGTAAAGTTCAGAAAGATACTGCCTGGTTTGGATTCATTGGTTTTGAGCCAAATCACACTGGTGATTCTGTCTTTCTTGACAGCGGTTGTTCTAAACATGTGTTTAATTCAAGAGACTGGTTTACTAAATTCACTCCAATTAATAATCAATTTATTATCGGTATTCATGGTAATCAAATTCCTGTGTTAGGTATTGGTACTGTTGTTTTAACTCTCGCCAATGGATCCAGATTGACTTTAAAAGAAGCTAATTATGTCCCGAATGCTGCTGCTAATCTT